The Flavobacteriales bacterium genome includes a region encoding these proteins:
- the rodA gene encoding rod shape-determining protein RodA, translating into MAREQNILKKIDIPLLIMYFALAFMGLLTIYSSSYDENFPAIYTWTKPYGKQLFWIAVSSTIGGIILLMDSSLIKKSSYLTYGVVLLMLMVVLVMPPINGARSWFKLGSFSLQPSEFSKFASAMAIAYYMSQINVKLQDIRTKATVVLILAIPGGLILLQPDAGTLLVFFSFIFVMYREGLSGNILLIGLLGLVISILGVYIASFETAEINEENINRLIAQGAYSASKYKEIARPSAFYSNNYTLAIGIVAVGAASALLVRFFVLPRYRKSYYPAIIISTIGAVLIVLTINWSYDNVFKSRHRSRFQIMFGVKEDRRGDGYNIYQALSAIGSGEVSGKGFLQGTLSNEKYKHVPEQSTDFIFCSWSEEWGFIGNTVLILLYVSFLIRIVMIAERQRSKYTRIFGYSVASILFFHFMINIAMVIGLAPVIGIPLPFFSKGGSSILSFSIMIFILLRLDAGRSEELY; encoded by the coding sequence ATGGCTAGAGAACAAAACATATTAAAAAAGATAGATATTCCATTGTTAATCATGTATTTTGCATTGGCATTTATGGGGTTATTGACCATCTATTCTTCTAGTTATGACGAAAACTTTCCAGCGATTTATACTTGGACCAAGCCGTATGGGAAACAATTATTTTGGATAGCTGTATCTTCTACTATTGGGGGAATTATTCTTCTAATGGACAGTAGTTTAATAAAAAAATCCTCTTATTTGACTTACGGAGTAGTGCTGCTTATGCTGATGGTAGTGTTGGTTATGCCTCCGATCAATGGAGCTCGCTCGTGGTTTAAACTCGGAAGTTTTTCTCTTCAACCTTCCGAATTCTCCAAGTTTGCATCTGCTATGGCTATTGCCTATTATATGAGTCAAATCAATGTAAAACTTCAAGATATCAGAACAAAAGCTACTGTGGTACTGATCCTTGCTATTCCTGGTGGGCTGATTCTTTTGCAACCAGATGCAGGAACGTTACTGGTTTTTTTCTCTTTTATTTTTGTGATGTATCGAGAAGGTCTTTCTGGAAACATCTTATTGATTGGATTATTAGGTTTGGTTATTAGTATTCTAGGAGTCTATATTGCTTCTTTTGAAACTGCAGAAATTAACGAAGAAAACATTAATCGTTTGATTGCTCAAGGCGCTTACTCTGCTTCAAAATATAAAGAAATCGCTCGACCAAGTGCTTTTTACTCTAATAACTATACCTTAGCTATAGGAATCGTCGCTGTTGGAGCAGCCTCAGCATTATTGGTTCGTTTCTTTGTATTACCCCGCTATAGAAAATCCTATTACCCTGCGATAATAATTAGTACGATTGGGGCGGTATTAATTGTACTTACCATCAACTGGAGTTACGATAATGTATTTAAAAGTCGTCACCGTTCTCGTTTTCAAATCATGTTTGGTGTAAAAGAAGACAGAAGAGGTGATGGTTATAACATTTACCAAGCTTTATCAGCTATTGGCTCTGGAGAAGTTTCTGGAAAAGGTTTTTTACAAGGAACTTTAAGCAATGAAAAATACAAACATGTACCCGAACAAAGTACAGATTTTATTTTTTGTTCTTGGTCTGAAGAATGGGGATTTATTGGAAATACAGTATTGATCCTCCTCTATGTTTCTTTCTTAATTCGAATCGTGATGATTGCTGAACGACAACGAAGTAAGTACACACGTATTTTTGGCTATAGCGTAGCCAGCATTCTCTTTTTTCACTTTATGATTAACATTGCCATGGTTATTGGACTAGCTCCTGTTATTGGTATTCCACTTCCTTTTTTTAGTAAAGGAGGATCTTCGATTTTAAGCTTTTCTATTATGATTTTTATCTTGCTAAGATTGGATGCTGGAAGATCAGAGGAATTGTACTAG
- a CDS encoding penicillin-insensitive murein endopeptidase, which translates to MKLLLYFIPVFLFYACQSQEAPNKQGIKSPSKPLGTEKDTAILSYYQQNKGNKKPSRSSGSVSNGKLTNGKLLPFYGTNFSYFDKGSYLSGRAYLNNKVLTTVLESYKQLEKEVPNRHFFIMETANQKGGELYPHRTHQTGLSVDFMMPLIQNKQPYYKLDSLGTRHYLLAFNDQGEYANDNTVKVDFNLIARHILILNQQAKKVGLKIKKVIIKIEYKDELFATEYGKKLKASGIYVVKGLSKMINALHDEHYHIDFGEG; encoded by the coding sequence ATGAAACTCTTGTTGTATTTTATCCCTGTTTTTTTGTTTTATGCTTGTCAAAGTCAAGAAGCCCCAAATAAACAAGGGATAAAGTCACCTTCTAAGCCATTAGGCACAGAAAAAGACACGGCTATACTTTCATATTATCAACAAAATAAAGGAAACAAAAAACCTAGTAGATCTTCGGGAAGTGTTTCCAATGGAAAATTAACCAATGGTAAACTGCTCCCTTTTTATGGTACTAATTTTAGCTATTTTGATAAAGGGAGTTATTTAAGTGGTCGTGCATACCTCAACAACAAAGTCCTAACAACAGTATTAGAAAGCTATAAACAACTAGAAAAAGAGGTCCCTAACCGCCATTTTTTCATTATGGAAACGGCCAATCAAAAAGGGGGAGAACTCTACCCTCATCGGACACATCAAACGGGGTTAAGTGTTGACTTTATGATGCCTTTAATACAAAACAAGCAACCCTATTATAAACTAGATAGTTTGGGAACGAGGCATTATTTATTGGCCTTTAATGATCAAGGAGAATACGCTAATGATAACACAGTAAAAGTTGATTTTAACCTCATTGCCCGCCATATTTTGATTTTAAATCAACAAGCTAAAAAAGTAGGGTTAAAAATTAAGAAAGTAATCATCAAAATAGAATACAAAGATGAGTTGTTTGCTACCGAATATGGTAAAAAATTAAAAGCTAGTGGAATCTATGTCGTCAAAGGACTTTCTAAAATGATTAATGCCTTACACGACGAGCATTATCATATTGATTTTGGGGAGGGTTGA
- a CDS encoding Rieske 2Fe-2S domain-containing protein translates to MRKIIVVIVFILGVSLFFSSCRRNNQVVPYVAIDTYLNLNLPAYINLNGVGGWAYVSGGNNGLIVYRQTQNVFMVYDRYCTYNIEESCGAGAVDSTNIRIACDCDGSQYQLFDGAVIQGPATTNLHQYRSDFDEINNTLHIYN, encoded by the coding sequence ATGAGAAAAATTATTGTTGTCATCGTATTTATTTTGGGAGTAAGCTTGTTTTTTTCTTCGTGTAGGAGAAATAATCAGGTCGTGCCTTATGTTGCTATTGATACCTATTTAAACTTAAACTTACCAGCCTATATTAATCTCAATGGAGTAGGAGGTTGGGCTTATGTTTCTGGAGGAAATAACGGTTTAATCGTGTATCGTCAAACACAAAATGTGTTTATGGTATATGATCGATATTGTACTTACAATATTGAAGAATCTTGTGGGGCTGGAGCTGTAGATTCAACCAATATAAGAATAGCATGTGATTGTGATGGAAGTCAATATCAACTTTTTGATGGAGCTGTTATTCAAGGTCCAGCAACTACAAATTTGCATCAATACCGCTCAGATTTTGATGAGATCAACAATACCTTACATATTTATAATTAA
- the dapF gene encoding diaminopimelate epimerase translates to MKIAFKKYQGTGNDFVIIDNREQLFDKNNSAIIKHICNRKFGIGSDGLILIENHEKYDFNMVFFNPDGSQSFCGNGSRCAVQFAYDTGIITQEHTEFISTDGWHEALVLEDKQVKLKMHDVSNISRGKAFDFMNTGSPHYVTFTEHLKQLDIVTEGSKIRYADAYQSIGGTNVNFIEQQEDNYYVRTYERGVENETLSCGTGVTACALSIALKDNIKDGEVDIHTQGGQLTVALEQTEDGFKNIWLQGPATFVFKGELFI, encoded by the coding sequence ATGAAAATCGCATTTAAAAAATACCAAGGTACAGGAAACGATTTCGTAATTATTGATAATAGGGAACAGCTCTTTGATAAAAACAATAGTGCCATTATCAAGCACATTTGCAATCGTAAATTTGGAATTGGTTCGGATGGTTTGATATTGATTGAAAATCATGAAAAATATGATTTTAATATGGTGTTTTTTAACCCAGATGGCTCGCAGAGTTTTTGTGGGAATGGAAGCCGATGTGCGGTCCAGTTTGCTTATGATACGGGAATTATAACTCAAGAACATACTGAGTTTATCTCAACAGATGGCTGGCATGAAGCGTTGGTTCTAGAGGACAAGCAAGTAAAACTAAAAATGCATGATGTTTCCAATATATCAAGAGGAAAAGCATTTGATTTTATGAATACAGGCTCTCCACATTATGTCACTTTTACTGAGCATCTCAAACAATTGGATATCGTAACTGAGGGAAGTAAAATCCGATATGCAGATGCTTATCAATCAATTGGAGGAACGAATGTCAACTTTATTGAGCAACAAGAAGACAATTATTACGTTAGAACCTATGAGCGAGGTGTGGAGAATGAAACACTGTCTTGCGGAACAGGAGTAACAGCTTGCGCACTGAGTATTGCTTTAAAAGATAATATAAAAGATGGAGAAGTGGATATTCATACCCAAGGAGGGCAGTTAACTGTAGCTTTAGAGCAAACAGAAGATGGATTTAAAAATATTTGGCTACAAGGACCCGCTACATTTGTTTTTAAAGGAGAGCTTTTCATTTAA
- a CDS encoding SIMPL domain-containing protein produces the protein MKTIIVVLAIIITTNTFGQAMGNSGYLNVSNEAKSVSINNQRLNLNNLNADINIKVKGMANLKADTYVAIFSLNQVGKTAEEVNSLIDDRISKSIKEIKALQGVETFIDMVSFVPVYEVQVEKKVFSKKTYNEVPAGFEVKKNLHIKYTDGNLLNNIIAILSKNEIYDLVKVDYFSEDIEATKKQLMEKAKTILLEKIKNYESILGESIGDIEKHIADNYRVVVPTEMYQTYQAYNGYNLSNTIKKINTHQKSTSYFYQPVTDRSFDFVINPTIFEPVTQVMYEIDLKINRAEFLRTKKQEEKEKIQYERRLKEQEQNKSSESAKYYIVTPNGEVKNLTL, from the coding sequence ATGAAGACAATAATTGTAGTGTTAGCAATAATAATCACAACCAATACTTTTGGTCAAGCAATGGGTAATAGTGGTTACTTAAATGTATCTAATGAAGCGAAGTCGGTTTCCATAAACAACCAAAGGCTTAACCTAAATAACTTAAACGCCGATATCAATATAAAAGTAAAAGGGATGGCTAATTTAAAGGCTGATACTTATGTCGCTATTTTTAGTTTAAATCAAGTGGGAAAAACAGCCGAAGAAGTTAATAGTTTAATTGATGATAGAATTTCAAAATCAATTAAAGAGATTAAAGCATTACAAGGGGTAGAGACATTTATAGATATGGTTTCTTTTGTCCCTGTATATGAAGTGCAAGTAGAAAAGAAAGTTTTTAGTAAGAAAACTTATAATGAAGTACCGGCTGGTTTTGAAGTAAAAAAGAACCTTCATATTAAATATACTGATGGAAACTTATTAAATAACATTATTGCAATCCTATCCAAAAACGAAATCTACGATTTAGTTAAAGTAGATTATTTCTCTGAAGACATAGAAGCTACCAAAAAACAATTAATGGAAAAAGCTAAAACCATTTTGTTGGAAAAGATTAAAAATTATGAATCTATTTTAGGAGAAAGTATTGGAGATATTGAGAAACATATCGCAGATAATTATCGAGTTGTTGTTCCCACAGAAATGTATCAAACTTACCAAGCATATAATGGGTACAATTTATCAAATACGATAAAGAAGATAAATACGCATCAGAAGAGCACTTCTTATTTTTATCAACCCGTGACCGATAGAAGCTTTGATTTTGTAATCAATCCTACCATTTTTGAGCCCGTCACTCAAGTAATGTATGAAATAGATTTAAAAATAAATAGGGCTGAGTTTTTAAGGACAAAAAAACAGGAAGAAAAAGAAAAAATACAGTACGAAAGACGTCTAAAAGAACAAGAGCAAAACAAGTCTAGTGAATCTGCCAAATATTATATCGTAACACCGAATGGAGAGGTAAAAAACTTAACGCTTTAA
- a CDS encoding peptidylprolyl isomerase encodes MSEAINNVITVDYKLFKDTAEGEMIESTEGKQPLVFLSGVGQMIPEFEANVVNLEVGATFSFGIKAENAYGVKSDDAIIELPQDMFMQDGKLVEQVVVGNILPLEDQNGHVHPAKVVSINETTVTMDVNHPLAGQDLHFTGSVVEVREATQDEIQHGHVHGAGGVEH; translated from the coding sequence ATGAGCGAAGCGATAAACAATGTAATTACTGTTGATTACAAATTATTTAAAGATACAGCAGAAGGAGAGATGATCGAGTCTACAGAAGGGAAACAACCATTAGTTTTCTTATCTGGAGTAGGGCAAATGATTCCTGAGTTTGAAGCAAATGTTGTCAACTTAGAAGTAGGAGCAACGTTCTCTTTTGGTATCAAAGCAGAAAACGCGTATGGAGTAAAATCTGATGATGCAATTATCGAATTGCCACAAGATATGTTTATGCAAGATGGTAAGTTAGTAGAGCAAGTTGTTGTTGGAAATATTTTACCATTAGAAGATCAAAATGGTCATGTACACCCAGCAAAAGTTGTTTCAATCAACGAGACAACAGTAACGATGGATGTAAATCACCCATTAGCAGGACAAGACTTACATTTTACAGGTTCTGTGGTTGAGGTAAGAGAAGCAACTCAAGACGAAATCCAACATGGACATGTTCATGGAGCAGGAGGAGTAGAGCATTAA
- a CDS encoding SIMPL domain-containing protein (The SIMPL domain is named for its presence in mouse protein SIMPL (signalling molecule that associates with mouse pelle-like kinase). Bacterial member BP26, from Brucella, was shown to assemble into a channel-like structure, while YggE from E. coli has been associated with resistance to oxidative stress.) has product MKNLTLQMLTITLLTLINIGCVTTNPDKEATKKEKTIEVVGSSEIFIQPNQIVLNIGLKSRSNTLKNKLLKVLEKHNISEHQITLNTINNNWDWYYYSNREYLNYDVQIDSTVNSEKLMYDLKPLVYRAHIVQKRHTHIQDHIQRVKEEAIKAAKYKASYLLEAVGAELGQVITVQEIVTPVATRDNWWSYQRSYPRETIYSNRSFDSGEQPVSNILQEQLRYEVKVIFEII; this is encoded by the coding sequence ATGAAAAACCTTACACTTCAGATGCTAACGATTACCTTGTTAACCCTAATAAATATAGGTTGTGTCACGACAAATCCAGATAAGGAAGCTACCAAAAAAGAAAAAACAATAGAAGTTGTTGGTAGCTCAGAAATATTTATTCAACCCAACCAGATCGTGTTGAATATAGGTTTAAAATCGAGAAGCAATACCTTAAAAAATAAGTTGCTAAAGGTTTTAGAAAAGCATAATATTTCAGAGCATCAAATTACATTAAATACGATAAATAATAACTGGGATTGGTATTATTACTCCAATAGAGAGTATTTAAACTATGATGTGCAAATAGATAGTACGGTTAACTCAGAAAAACTAATGTATGATTTAAAACCTTTGGTTTATCGTGCTCATATTGTCCAAAAAAGACATACCCATATTCAAGACCATATTCAAAGAGTAAAAGAAGAAGCGATAAAAGCAGCAAAGTATAAAGCCTCCTATTTATTGGAAGCTGTTGGAGCAGAATTAGGTCAGGTAATTACAGTTCAAGAAATCGTTACACCAGTTGCTACTAGAGATAATTGGTGGAGTTATCAAAGAAGTTACCCAAGAGAAACCATATACAGTAATCGATCTTTTGATTCAGGAGAACAACCCGTTTCAAATATTTTACAAGAACAACTCAGGTACGAAGTGAAAGTCATTTTCGAAATTATATAA
- a CDS encoding GNAT family N-acetyltransferase, with protein MLSNNRITLRTLEPTDLDCLLKWENDADHWRVSNTFVPFSRKLMEEYIYSAQDLFATKQIRFIIEDNASKKQLGSIDLFDFDPFHLRAGVGVLIDKKYRNKGVGKDALELLKEYCFKHLNLNQIYCSIAASNEASIQLFEQGGFIQGGVKKQWLNQGGFWEDELFFQCLTKNH; from the coding sequence ATGTTAAGTAACAATAGAATTACATTAAGAACATTGGAGCCAACAGATTTAGATTGTTTGTTGAAGTGGGAAAATGATGCAGATCATTGGCGGGTGAGTAATACTTTTGTTCCGTTTTCTCGTAAGTTAATGGAAGAATATATTTACAGTGCGCAAGATTTATTTGCAACCAAGCAAATTCGTTTTATAATCGAAGACAATGCTTCTAAAAAACAGTTGGGTTCTATCGACTTGTTTGATTTTGATCCTTTTCATTTGAGAGCTGGAGTGGGGGTTTTAATTGATAAAAAATATAGGAATAAAGGGGTCGGAAAAGATGCCTTAGAGTTGTTAAAAGAATATTGTTTTAAGCACTTGAATCTAAATCAAATTTATTGTTCCATAGCTGCATCTAACGAAGCCAGTATTCAGTTGTTTGAGCAAGGAGGGTTTATTCAAGGAGGAGTCAAAAAACAATGGCTCAATCAAGGCGGTTTTTGGGAGGATGAATTGTTTTTTCAGTGTTTAACTAAAAATCATTAA